A single genomic interval of Bacteroidota bacterium harbors:
- a CDS encoding class I SAM-dependent methyltransferase — protein sequence MPDIFHEQQAANAFSKQAPLFDSIYDNDFIVQYKRERVRAHVTGFLNPQSVILELNAGTGEDAVYFAKAGHTIHATDISEAMQNVLQQKIKSCGVEEKVTTEICSFNQLENLKNKGPYDFVFSNFAGLNCTSDLQKVLQDCSALIKQNGYLTVVVMPSFCLWEFMLLFKGNFKTAFRRFAGKQGAEAHVEGKFFRCWYYNPSFIKQTLQKDFKVIGLEGLCVILPPSYFKNFSTKNKKLFAFFKKAEHKLKSLWPFRNLGDYYILTLQKK from the coding sequence ATGCCAGATATTTTTCATGAACAACAAGCTGCAAATGCATTTAGTAAACAAGCACCCTTGTTTGATTCAATTTATGATAATGATTTCATTGTTCAATACAAACGTGAACGGGTAAGAGCACATGTAACCGGATTTTTAAACCCACAATCTGTTATTTTAGAATTAAATGCTGGCACCGGAGAAGATGCAGTGTATTTTGCAAAAGCGGGACATACAATTCATGCAACAGATATTTCGGAAGCAATGCAAAATGTATTGCAACAAAAAATAAAATCATGTGGAGTCGAAGAAAAAGTTACCACAGAAATTTGTTCTTTTAATCAATTAGAAAACCTAAAAAATAAAGGACCTTATGATTTTGTTTTTTCCAATTTCGCCGGATTAAATTGCACTTCAGATTTACAAAAAGTATTACAGGATTGTTCTGCATTAATAAAACAAAATGGTTATTTAACTGTAGTGGTAATGCCTTCATTTTGTCTGTGGGAATTTATGTTGTTGTTCAAAGGAAATTTTAAAACTGCTTTCCGTCGCTTCGCCGGTAAACAGGGAGCTGAAGCACATGTAGAAGGAAAATTTTTTCGTTGTTGGTATTATAATCCCTCTTTTATAAAACAAACATTACAGAAAGATTTTAAAGTAATTGGTTTGGAAGGATTATGTGTGATTTTACCGCCCTCTTATTTCAAAAATTTTTCAACTAAGAATAAAAAACTATTTGCTTTTTTTAAAAAAGCAGAACACAAATTAAAATCATTGTGGCCATTCCGGAATTTGGGAGATTATTACATCCTGACATTACAGAAAAAATAA
- a CDS encoding cysteine--tRNA ligase has protein sequence MSKELFHQNALFVYNTLSRQKELFIPLHAPFVGMYVCGPTVYSEPHLGNCRTFVSFDMIYRYLKHLGYKVRYVRNITDAGHIENSAGVSDDRISAQAKLEHVEPMEIVQKYSVAFHRVMEIFNALPPDIEPTATGHIIEQIEMTKEILASGFAYEKEGSIYFDVEKFAKEFPYTKLSGRNLDDLLNNTRDLGGQELKQGRLDFALWIKAKPEHAMQWPSPWGKGYPGWHIECSAMSTKYLGETFDIHGGGMDLIPTHHTNEIAQSIACNHVDPVKYWLHTNMLTVNGQKMSKSLGNSFLPHELFTGTHPLLNRGYSPMTVRFFMLQAHYSSTLDFTNEALNAAEKGYKRLMQSEKNVQALQAGNTIDNNSENACNKFLTDVYTGMNNDFNTAQAIASLNEISAYINTWYHTAEKKAPILPNTLIRLKETFQTFIFDILGLKHEEDGNSALMQNVMELVIELRKDARIRKDFAASDKIRDTLKEIGIQLKDSKEGTTWNVD, from the coding sequence ATGTCCAAAGAATTATTTCACCAGAACGCACTATTTGTTTACAACACATTAAGCAGACAAAAGGAATTATTTATTCCATTACATGCGCCATTTGTAGGTATGTATGTTTGCGGACCAACCGTATATTCCGAACCGCATCTCGGCAACTGCCGCACCTTTGTTTCCTTCGATATGATTTACAGATATCTGAAACATCTTGGCTATAAAGTGCGGTATGTAAGAAATATTACGGATGCAGGTCATATAGAAAATTCAGCAGGTGTTTCTGATGATCGTATCAGTGCGCAAGCGAAATTAGAACATGTAGAACCCATGGAAATTGTACAGAAATACAGTGTTGCTTTTCATCGTGTCATGGAAATATTTAATGCACTTCCACCGGATATTGAACCAACAGCTACAGGGCATATTATCGAGCAAATAGAAATGACGAAAGAAATTTTAGCAAGTGGTTTTGCTTATGAAAAAGAGGGCAGTATTTATTTTGATGTAGAAAAATTTGCAAAGGAATTTCCTTACACAAAATTATCAGGTCGCAATCTGGATGACTTATTAAATAACACTCGTGATTTAGGTGGACAAGAATTAAAACAAGGCAGATTGGATTTTGCACTTTGGATAAAAGCCAAACCGGAACATGCTATGCAATGGCCATCACCTTGGGGCAAAGGATATCCCGGATGGCATATTGAATGTTCAGCAATGAGTACAAAATATCTAGGAGAAACTTTTGATATTCATGGTGGTGGAATGGATTTAATTCCCACACATCACACCAATGAAATTGCGCAAAGTATTGCATGTAATCATGTTGATCCGGTGAAATATTGGCTGCATACAAATATGCTGACAGTGAATGGACAGAAGATGAGTAAGAGTCTAGGCAATTCATTTTTACCACATGAATTATTTACAGGCACGCATCCATTATTAAATCGTGGATATTCGCCGATGACAGTTCGATTTTTTATGTTGCAGGCACATTACAGCAGCACTTTGGATTTTACAAATGAAGCTTTAAATGCTGCGGAGAAAGGTTATAAACGCTTAATGCAAAGTGAGAAAAATGTGCAAGCATTACAAGCAGGAAATACAATTGATAACAATAGTGAAAATGCGTGTAATAAATTTTTAACGGATGTATATACCGGTATGAATAATGATTTTAATACTGCACAAGCAATAGCTTCACTCAATGAAATTTCTGCTTATATAAATACATGGTATCATACAGCTGAAAAAAAAGCACCAATCCTTCCAAATACTTTAATACGATTAAAAGAAACATTTCAAACTTTCATTTTTGATATTCTCGGATTGAAGCATGAAGAAGATGGCAATAGCGCACTGATGCAAAACGTAATGGAACTTGTAATTGAATTGCGCAAAGATGCCCGCATCAGAAAAGATTTTGCCGCTTCGGATAAAATTCGTGATACCTTAAAAGAAATTGGTATTCAATTAAAAGATTCAAAAGAAGGCACTACCTGGAATGTGGATTAA